AATCATGTCTAAACCGCAAAAACGAAGCTTAAAATACAAAAACAAACGCTGAAACGTAAAAAAGAGCACAATAAAGTGCTCTTTTTAGTTTCGTTTACTGCGACTCGAACAACTGTGCCTGTTCGAGATGGCCTATTCGTACCTTAGTACCTTAGTCTTCGCCTTCATCTTCAGTGTGAAGCTCAGACCAAACTTGAGCACACTTGATTGCACGTTTCCAACCTTTGTAGCGGCGGTTACGCTTCTCTTCATCGTGGTGAGGCATAAATGTACGGTTTAGAACGGCTTTGTATTGAAGCTCGTCAATATTGTCCCAGAAACCAACCGCCAGGCCAGCAAGGTAAGCCGCACCAAGCGCCGTTACTTCCGTTACTTCAGGGCGATGAACTTCAGTATCCAGCACGTCTGATTGGAATTGCATTAGGAAGTTGTTCGCTACTGCTCCGCCATCAACTCGTAGGTTTGCTAGCTTGATGCCAGAGTCTGCTTGCATCGCGTCTAGTACGTCGCGAGTTTGGTAGGCAATCCCTTCTAGTGTTGCACGGATGATGTGATTAGAGTTAACGCCACGAGTGAGGCCAACGATCGTACCGCGAGCGTAAGCGTCCCAGTATGGCGCACCTAAACCAGTAAACGCAGGCACCACATAAACGCCGTTTGAAGTATCTACTTTCGTCGCGAAGTACTCAGAGTCTTCAGCGCCATCCAGTAGCTTCATCTCATCACGTAGCCATTGGATTGATGCCCCTCCCATGAATACCGCACCTTCAAGTGCGTATGCAGGTTCGCCTTTAGGACCACATGCTAGCGTTGTTAGTAGGCCGTTTTTAGACGTTACTTTCTCTTGGCCAGTGTTCATTAGAAGGAAACAACCCGTGCCGTAAGTGTTCTTAGCTTGGCCTGCTTCTACACACATTTGACCGTAAAGTGCAGCTTGTTGGTCACCCGCAATACCCGCGATTGGGATACGTGTACCGCCCTTACCACCGAGGTTTGTTTGACCGTATACCTCTGAAGAACGCTTCACTTCTGGCATCATTGACGTTGGAATACCCATTTCGTCAAGTAGCTTCTGATCCCAACATAGGTCATTGATGTTGAACAACATAGTACGTGACGCGTTGGTGTAATCCGTAACGTGTACACGTCCTTGAGTCATTTTCCAAACCAACCAAGTATCAACCGTACCAAACAATAGCTTGCCAGCTTCAGCGTCTTCGCGAGCACCTTCAACGTTGTCTAGAATCCATTTTACTTTGGTACCTGAGAAATACGGGTCAAGGACTAAGCCAGTATTGTCACGTACGTAGTCTTCTAGGCCACGTGCTTTAAGGTCTTCACAGATATCTGCTGTACGGCGACACTGCCATACAATTGCATTATAAACCGGTTTGCCAGTTTCTTTGTTCCAAACAATGGTGGTTTCACGTTGGTTAGTGATACCAATACCTGCCAATTCATCGCTTCGAATCCCCGCTTTCGCTAGGGCCTCAACCAATGTAGAGCTTTGAGATGCCCAGATTTCCATTGGATCATGCTCAACCCAACCTGCTTTAGGGTAGATCTGAGTGAATTCTCGTTGAGAAGAACTTACGATGTTTGCATCGTGATCGAGGATTACAGCGCGAGAACTTGTGGTGCCTTGGTCTAGGGCAACAATGTATTTTTGCTCGGTCATGGTAAGAATCCTTTTTGTCTTGTTATTTATATTTTAGTAAATGTACGATCGCTTAGGGATTAAGCTTGAGCTTGTTCAGCTTCTTCTTCTGTTTCACATTGGTTTGGAATTGTGCAACCTTGGCCTTCTATTGGTAAGTAAGCACCGATAGCTTTTGGGTACAACCAACCACCAAAGCACGCGCCAGCAATTGGAGCGAGAATTGGTACGATGAAGTAAGGGATATCACGAGCACCAGTCAGAGCGAAATCCCAGCCAGCAAAGTAAGCAAAGAGTTTTGGTCCGAAGTCACGAGCAGGGTTCATTGCAAAGCCTGTCAGTGGGCCTAAAGAACCGCCAATTACCGCGATAAGAATACCGATTAGCAGTGGGTTCATTGCACCGCGAGATGCGCCATTGTTCTCATCACCTAGTGCCAAAATTGCAAACATCAACACAGCCGTAATCACGAACTCCACAGCAAAAGCGCCAAAGAAAGAAAGTGAAGCATGTGGGTAAGTTGAGAAGATACCAGCAGTTGATAGTGCGTCTTGGCTGCTACGAACGAAGTTATGTGCAATTTCGTAGTCAGTGAATAGGTTGCTGTATAGGCTGTAAACTAATGCCGCAGAGCAAAATGCGCCAAGTAGCTGAGAAATGATGTAAGGCACAACTTTCGCTTTATCAAAGCCATGGAACATTGCCAGTGCGATGGTGACTGCAGGGTTAATGTGTGCGCCAGAAACACCGGCAGTACAGTAGATTGCGATAGCAACACCTAAGCCCCAGATGATGCTGATTTCCCATTGTCCGAATGTTGCACCGGTTAATACCAGTGCCGCCACACAGCCAACGCCAAAGAATATGAGTAATCCTGTACCGATAAATTCGGCTAAGCATTGCCCAAATAAAGAAGGGTGTTTGTTAGTTGTCATGTTCGAGTCCTTTTTAGTTTTTGCTTATCTAGCACGTGTATTGTGCATATATTTGCGAACTCGAAAATAAACGAACATGAAAAGTGAGCGTTTGAGCATAAAATTGTTAATTAAAGTCACTTGAAATGTTAATCCGAACACTTTTACTCGGAAAAGATACTCGCATGAACGTCATTGCTCGAATGATAGGTTGCGAAGCCGCTCAAACTACCTATATGTAAATGAATGCGCAACTGGTACGAGGAGTTTATGTTTGGATTTGTGACGCTACTTCGTGAGTGGCTGATTATTAGACTTAATTAGGGAGGGCTATGTGATGTTTTTGCTATGTAACAGGGGCGTTAACAAATGAGCTTATATGCATAAATGAATAAACTGCCAACTATGTTGTAGTTTGGCAGTTTTAATTTGGGTGTTTGTTTTTGTTATACGATAGAAACTTACCACTTTAAACCAAAGCGGCCACTTTTCCTTTCGCTACCAATTGATCTCGAATCGAGTCATATGCCCAGTTGAACGCAATCGCGTAAAGTACAAAGAAAATCACTAGGCCGATATCCATAACCAGTACGGTTAGGAAATCGAGTTGTAGGACCCACATTAGAACAGGAAGAGTCATCGTCATTAATCCGAGTTCAAACCCTAACCCGTGTAAAACTCGAGTCTTCTTGGTTCGTTTGCTGCGGTCGGCTCCGAATACTTTATCGTAGCCGTAGTTGTAAACGTAGTTCCAAGCCATTGCGATGAATGACATCGCAAGTGCTAAGCCCGCCATTTTTCCTGCACCATCTCCGGTGATATACGTTGCAAGCCCCGCCATCAACATCAAAGCAACTAGTTCAAATAGCATCATGTGCAACATGCGTTCTTTATGTGACATTTTTTACTCTCTTTATGTT
This genomic window from Vibrio toranzoniae contains:
- a CDS encoding MIP/aquaporin family protein gives rise to the protein MTTNKHPSLFGQCLAEFIGTGLLIFFGVGCVAALVLTGATFGQWEISIIWGLGVAIAIYCTAGVSGAHINPAVTIALAMFHGFDKAKVVPYIISQLLGAFCSAALVYSLYSNLFTDYEIAHNFVRSSQDALSTAGIFSTYPHASLSFFGAFAVEFVITAVLMFAILALGDENNGASRGAMNPLLIGILIAVIGGSLGPLTGFAMNPARDFGPKLFAYFAGWDFALTGARDIPYFIVPILAPIAGACFGGWLYPKAIGAYLPIEGQGCTIPNQCETEEEAEQAQA
- a CDS encoding PACE efflux transporter: MSHKERMLHMMLFELVALMLMAGLATYITGDGAGKMAGLALAMSFIAMAWNYVYNYGYDKVFGADRSKRTKKTRVLHGLGFELGLMTMTLPVLMWVLQLDFLTVLVMDIGLVIFFVLYAIAFNWAYDSIRDQLVAKGKVAALV
- the glpK gene encoding glycerol kinase GlpK — encoded protein: MTEQKYIVALDQGTTSSRAVILDHDANIVSSSQREFTQIYPKAGWVEHDPMEIWASQSSTLVEALAKAGIRSDELAGIGITNQRETTIVWNKETGKPVYNAIVWQCRRTADICEDLKARGLEDYVRDNTGLVLDPYFSGTKVKWILDNVEGAREDAEAGKLLFGTVDTWLVWKMTQGRVHVTDYTNASRTMLFNINDLCWDQKLLDEMGIPTSMMPEVKRSSEVYGQTNLGGKGGTRIPIAGIAGDQQAALYGQMCVEAGQAKNTYGTGCFLLMNTGQEKVTSKNGLLTTLACGPKGEPAYALEGAVFMGGASIQWLRDEMKLLDGAEDSEYFATKVDTSNGVYVVPAFTGLGAPYWDAYARGTIVGLTRGVNSNHIIRATLEGIAYQTRDVLDAMQADSGIKLANLRVDGGAVANNFLMQFQSDVLDTEVHRPEVTEVTALGAAYLAGLAVGFWDNIDELQYKAVLNRTFMPHHDEEKRNRRYKGWKRAIKCAQVWSELHTEDEGED